Proteins from a genomic interval of Trichoderma breve strain T069 chromosome 2, whole genome shotgun sequence:
- a CDS encoding DHHC palmitoyltransferase domain-containing protein has protein sequence MAGFSDAPFAEALAVPAVCVLTAFLSYFSQFVFSDETLDPGPLTRNESVVFNTLLLCLWFSYFRAVTIDPGRFIFEEQVLDADGRWCKKCQAPKPPRAHHCRHCRRCIPKMDHHCPWTANCVSMTTFPHFLRFLVYANVSLWTLGYFFWQRFYALWETRHMPAHLGPSLFALISLAMTSLVWAVTSLALGLMLITTLQGWVLNRTTIEDMEVDKHESNIRSGNKEWWDITGPDGEKLRFEHIEFPYDVGFFANMAQAMGSSNPLLWLFPLAGNPRLSKTGTGPGWTWDENGFNRKFGMWPPPDPEKLRRAGREGGLARRNFDTELQDAGLSPEEQVEAFRRRQEEDFRRKNKIMAELEEVDDYYGSDGERDSDEGSYRNGWVNADGERLRDYGVDEEAEQYDDEVPIAELLRRRKGATSYNDE, from the coding sequence ATGGCAGGATTCAGCGATGCGCCGTTCGCAGAGGCCCTCGCCGTCCCCGCCGTCTGCGTGCTGACCGCCTTCCTCAGCTACTTCTCGCAGTTCGTCTTCAGCGACGAGACGCTCGACCCGGGTCCCTTGACTCGCAACGAGAGCGTCGTCTTCAAcacgctgctgctgtgtctGTGGTTCAGCTACTTCCGTGCCGTTACTATCGATCCCGGCCGCTTTATTTTCGAGGAACAGGTGCTCGATGCGGATGGGCGGTGGTGTAAGAAGTGTCAGGCGCCGAAGCCTCCTAGGGCGCATCATTGTCGGCATTGTAGGCGATGTATTCCCAAGATGGACCACCACTGTCCCTGGACGGCCAACTGTGTGTCCATGACGACGTTTCCGCACTTTTTGCGGTTTCTCGTCTACGCGAACGTGTCGCTGTGGACGCTGGGGTACTTCTTCTGGCAGAGGTTCTACGCTCTCTGGGAGACGCGGCACATGCCCGCCCACCTAGGCCCTTCGCTCTTTGCGCTGATATCGTTGGCCATGACGTCCCTCGTCTGGGCCGTCACGTCGCTCGCCCTGGGTTTAATGTTGATCACCACGCTGCAGGGCTGGGTCCTCAACCGCACCACGATCGAGGACATGGAAGTCGACAAGCACGAGTCCAACATCCGCAGCGGCAACAAAGAATGGTGGGACATCACCGGCCCCGACGGCGAAAAACTACGTTTTGAACATATCGAGTTCCCCTACGAcgtcggcttcttcgccaacaTGGCCCAGGCCATGGGCTCCTCCAACCCGCTGCTCTGGCTATTTCCCCTCGCCGGCAACCCGCGCCTCAGCAAGACCGGCACGGGACCGGGCTGGACATGGGACGAGAACGGGTTCAACCGGAAATTTGGCATGTGGCCGCCCCCGGACCCCGAGAAGCTGCGGCGCGCGGGCAGGGAGGGGgggttggcgaggaggaatTTTGATACGGAGCTGCAGGATGCTGGGTTGAGTCCCGAGGAGCAGGTTGAGGCTTTCAGGAGGCGGCAGGAGGAAGACTTTAGGAGGAAGAATAAAATTATGGCTGAATTGGAAGAGGTGGATGACTACTATGGCTCAGATGGGGAGCGTGATAGTGACGAGGGAAGTTATAGGAACGGCTGGGTCAACGCAGACGGCGAGCGGCTTCGAGATTATggcgttgatgaagaggcagaacAATACGACGACGAGGTTCCCATTGCAGAATTACTACGACGCAGAAAGGGGGCAACATCATACAATGATGAGTAA